A window of the Lactuca sativa cultivar Salinas chromosome 5, Lsat_Salinas_v11, whole genome shotgun sequence genome harbors these coding sequences:
- the LOC111917941 gene encoding sm-like protein LSM4 has protein sequence MLPLSLLKTAQGHPMLVELKNGETYNGHLVNCDTWMNIHLREVICTSKDGDRFWRMPECYIRGNTIKYLRVPDEVIDKVQEDRNRSDRRPPGVGRGRGRGGGHGHGPDDASGRGGRGGRGGGRTGGPARGGGRGR, from the exons atg CTTCCTCTATCTCTACTAAAGACGGCACAAGGCCACCCTATG TTGGTAGAACTGAAAAACGGGGAGACATACAATGGACATTTGGTGAACTGCGACACTTGGATGAACATCCATCTGCGTGAAGTTATATGTACCTCAAAG GACGGAGATAGGTTTTGGAGAATGCCTGAATGCTACATTCGTGGTAATACAATCAAGTATCTTAGAGTTCCAGATGAG GTTATTGATAAGGTTCAAGAAGACAGGAATCGTTCAG ATAGGAGACCACCTGGAGTGGGGCGTGggagaggaagaggaggaggtCATGGTCATGGCCCAGATGATGCAAGTGGTAGAGGAGGACGTGGCGGCAGGGGTGGTGGCAGGACTGGTGGGCCCGCCAGAG GTGGAGGCCGTGGACGGTAG
- the LOC111917940 gene encoding uncharacterized protein LOC111917940, whose protein sequence is MHIIAHLFMQDPKNKSATTRKPWYQRAMEIASLWKVTYPKSTKIQPPNPNPTLRKNLSTATRNNNNQNTPNRQKLRKSTSLKVATSFTRVCLCVPISSYTEVFQAEVAVAPRRSNTYPRSKPFPNCVVQDRPRMSTEGRRIFRGKSLTDDVLMRRFVVEEEAMMQVRRRNEMEVIRRRNVKRRRMLGPSPLSRMVLAEEEEEQEQDVF, encoded by the exons ATGCACATCATTGCTCATCTGTTCATGCAGGATCCCAAGAACAAATCTGCAACTACCAG GAAGCCTTGGTATCAAAGAGCAATGGAGATCGCGAGTCTCTGGAAAGTCACTTATCCAAAATCAACCAAGATTCAACCGCCCAACCCAAACCCGACTTTAAGGAAAAATCTTTCAACGGCTACAAGAaacaataataatcaaaatacCCCAAACAGACAAAAGCTTAGAAAGTCGACTTCTTTGAAAGTTGCCACTTCATTCACGAGAGTCTGCCTGTGTGTGCCTATATCTTCCTACACGGAGGTCTTCCAAGCTGAGGTGGCAGTGGCACCTAGAAGAAGCAACACGTACCCAAGATCAAAACCATTTCCAAATTGTGTAGTACAAGATCGGCCAAGAATGAGCACAGAAGGAAGAAGGATATTTAGAGGAAAATCTTTGACAGACGATGTGTTGATGAGGAGATTTGTGGTGGAAGAAGAGGCGATGATGCAAGTCAGGAGGCGAAATGAAATGGAAGTCATAAGAAGGAGAAATGTTAAAAGAAGGAGAATGCTTGGTCCCAGCCCTTTAAGTAGAATGGTTTTGGCAGAAGAGGAAGAGGAACAGGAACAGGATGTGTTTTAA
- the LOC111917938 gene encoding uncharacterized mitochondrial protein AtMg00810-like, which yields MDVKNAFLNGDLHEEVYMTPPPGIQHRPGESNHDSALFVRCSSAGRILLSLYVDDMIITGDDHGGIESLKHDLAHRFAMKDLGLLRYFLGIEVAQSKKGYLFSQTKYISDLFTWAGLSDNRTVDTPLETNARYSPTNGVPLSDPNLYRTVVGSLVYLTVTRPYIAHAVHVVSQFVTAPTSVHWGAVLRILRYLRGTQFQTLLFPSTSSLELRSYSDVDWDGDRHDHKSITGFCVFLGESLISWKSKKHARCCL from the exons atggatgtcaagaatgcCTTTTTGAATGGTGACCTTCATGAAGAGGTTTATATGACCCCTCCTCCAGGAATTCAACACCGACCGGGTGAG AGTAATCACGATTCTGCTCTGTTTGTTAGATGCTCGAGTGCAGGACGGATTCTTCTGtccttatatgtggatgacatgattATTACAGGTGATGACCATGGTGGTATTGAGTCTTTGAAGCATGATCTAGCTCATCGAtttgctatgaaggatttgggattgcTGCGTTATTTCTTGGGTATTGAGGTTGCTCAGTCTAAGAAAGGGTACCTTTTTTCCCAAACTAAATATATATCTGACTTGTTTACATGGGCGGGCCTCTCTGACAATCGGACTGTTGATACTCCTCTTGAAACCAATGCTCGATATTCTCCTACTAATGGTGTTCCTTTGTCCGATCCGAATCTTTATCGCACTGTGGTGGGAAGTTTGGTTTATCTCACAGTTACTCGTCCATATATTGCTCATGCTGTTCATGTTGTCAGTCAATTTGTTACTGCTCCTACCTCTGTTCATTGGGGAGCTGTTCTTCGCATTCTGAGATATCTTCGTGGCACTCAATTTCAGACTCTCTTGTTTCCCTCGACGTCTTCTCTTGAGTTACGTTCCTATAGTGATGTTGATTGGGATGGTGATCGTCATGATCATAAGTCCATTACTGGATTTTGTGTATTTCTTGGAGAGTCTCTCATTTCATGGAAGAGCAAGAAACATGCCAGATGTTGTCTCTAG